DNA from Agarilytica rhodophyticola:
TCTCCAAATTTTTTATATTTATACAAATGCCCTAAACAGCACTACTACTTTTAATAACTTGCCTTAACTCTTGCTGCATAGTTTGCTGATTATCCGCAATGAACTGCCTTATTCTTTTAGCAGCACTTAATTCCGCATTTGGACTGGGATTTAGCAACACATCCGATCGCAGCTTCGAGAGTAATAACTTGTATGCCATGTGCTGACTTGGAATAAATGAATCATCTTTAAGGATCTGTCTCCACACATCATGCCTGGAGTCGGGTAAAGTAAATTTCTGTTTTGGTCGAGTTTGTAACAAACGGTTAATTTGAACAAGCTCTTTTCTTAATGTCTGATAATTTTTCCTAAAAAATTCTCGCAAGCCAACTACTTCTTCACTTCCTTCTTCACTTTGATTGTATTTATAGTTAGAGCGTAGTTTAACTAGAAGTAAATTCAAGGACATATTGTTAGAATCTAAATGAATTCTATCCATTAGAATATCTACCCAAACCGGATTCTTCACAGCGGGAAGAATAAGCTTGTGCACACTGCGACGCCTACTTGCGTTACTATCCTGTTGAACTGCAAGGCCACTAATTTGTGAAATTTCATTTTTTAATGACGCAGCCTGCTGTATAAAAAACTCTCTTAACTCAATAATTATCGGGCGTAATAACTCTTTCTTTTGAGTATCAATTGCCGCAAGTTTAAGCTTAGAAAGTAGTAGCTTAAGAGGGAAAGACTGCGTTTTTATAAGAGTTTTATCAAATAATATATTCTGCCAGATAATGTCTGATTCTGTTGGGATATAGCAAGGTGCCTGGACATTTTCAGGGGCATTAGCCACATCGCCCAGAATTTCACCAACAAGAGCAGTCTCTATATTATGGCTTGTTGATATTTCATTTTTACTTAAACCTTGCGCACTATTTAACGCAACAACTTGTCTTAGTTGGTGGGTATATTTTTTGTTTGGATGCCCTAAAAAAGCAGGCTCAGAGAGTGTGTCTCTCGTTATGGCATCTGAGTCCGTATTGCTAACCACTGGAACATCGGCCGAAATAAAGCATCTATAATTGCCTAGGTTGCAATGTTGCCAATAACCGTTAACAAATTTACTATCAGATACGATATAACGCTTTTTAGTAAAAAATGAGATGATCGATTTATCTTCAGAACGGCTAAGTTTGACATGAATAACCGATTGTCGTTCATCGATGGAAATATTATTTATTGACCATGGCGGGTAAATATCTAATATGCTTTCGAAATAGCTTCTATAGTCGTTCTCCAAAGCTCCCCTCCTAACACTGTTCAAATTTAAATATCTGTAAACGTTAGGTTTATTTTATCACTATTCAATACACTTAAGGATATAGCTATAGATCAATTTTCTTACGTTAGTGATTTATTTTGACGCATAAATTGTTAAGAAAAATTAATGACATTCAATATGCGCCAAAATATTTTTTAAAATGACAGGAAATATTTAGCATTAATTAACAAGTGCAACATTGGGAAACATGAAATAATTTTTAAGCATTGCATATTCTTCCGCCACTGCAATAGCAGCACAGTTGATAATATCTAAATTACCGGCATACTTTGGTAAGTAATCACCTCTCCCTTCCACCGAAATATTAATTTTAACTCCGCCATTTTCATAGATAGGACATCCTTCAAGACAATACCCAGGCACATAGTGCTGTACTTTTTTTAACACGTCATTAAGCGCTTTGTCTAACAGATCTAAATTTGTACAAGAGGTTTCAGCAAAAATAACATTACGCATCTTTGAAGCAAAATTCTTATCATCTACAATTAAATCAACATCTATATTTTTGATGCCACTATATTTTCGTAAACCGGCTCTAGTATTGCTGTAATACTCATCCAAATTAGCCAAGGTTGCAGGACCAACACTGTTAGGTGAGAGATAAGAAGCTACGTGCAAGCGCGTAATTTCTGGAATTGCAAGTGAAAGTGCGTAAGCTATAGGAATAGAAGACTGGCCACCGCATGAGATCATACTAATATTGCTGCTATTTTTTACATCAGCAAGGCTAATAGCAGGCACTAGTGGAGTTCCTATTTGTGAAGGAGTCATATCGATTGCCAATACTCCCATCTCTTTAAATAACGGAGCGTGATTAACATGTTGCGATGCTGATGTTGCGTCAAATATTACATCACACTTTTCATCAGCCTCTATAAACGCATTAATACTTCGGTCGGAAACAGTAACACCAAGTTTTTTGGCATATTGTATCCCTTCTGATTTAGAGTTTCTTCCTGCAAACATAATGCAGTCCATATACTTGGATCTTAACGCCTTAACCAACAAATCGACGCCTATCTTTCCCGTTCCTAAAATACCTACTTTAATCTTATTATCATTATTTACAGGTGCTTTCTTCTCAAAACGAGGCAAGCGTTTAGATGGTACTGCTCTATTAAGCTGCATAAAATAACTCCAGAAGGTTAAATACAATATTTACATTTTTTTATTACTTCCACGTCAATCTTTTATGAAAACATATTTGACTTTTTAAAAGGTTTAAATAATTTTCAACAGATCTTATTCTAATTTCAAAAAAAAACAATTAACTAAAGGAATATAAAATATTTTTTTACAATAAGAATTAGGGAGCGACAATAAATTAAATAAATATATCTAAAATTCAAATACAAAATTAATATTTACTTGTTTTAAGACAAAAATTTTCGCATAAAAATAAGGAGTATTTTAATTAAATCAAAAAATTGTAATTATATTTACAGATGGAGAATTTATTTTAAAAAATAATTTTTTGTATAAATAATTAATTTTTTTAAATAAAAAAGGGGAATTAATTAATAGAAAGAACACCATATTAGAAATGCTAATTAGCACCACCAATATATTATTATAAATAATTATAAGAGGCTTTTTTTGCATAGCAACAAGCTAGCGATTAAATAAAGCATTCGACGAAAGGCACAAAGAACAGCATTGTGTCGCAAACAGCCAAGGTATTACTCAGGATATAAAACCAACCTTATATTTAGTATGGATTAATACATATAGTTAACATATTAAATTTTAATTAAATACTGTATATTTGAGTACACTAATTCAGAGAGAAATAAAATTTCCTCTAAAAACATGGACATGTTATTAGTTATATAGCACTACAAATTAACAAATTAAATAATTCTTATTATTCAGAATCACTTAAAGCAGGGAAATAGAACCTCTAAATTTTAGCGTTAACTATCAGAACCCAAATTCGATACCATCGTAAAACAAAAATTTTAGAAATTTCGCTATTACCAATAAAAACGTATATTCTAGAAACTAATTTATTTTTCGATTACTGTCAAACATTTTCGAAATTAATCTAACATTGTCTTCTAAAACATTTTTTTACTTAGTATAAGGTAAAGCTTTCTATTCAAGATCGAAATTTCTTAAACTACAATTCTTGCCTATTGTCTCAACACTATCTATCTATTACACAATGTACTGCTATCTTGCAGATATTAGAAAGGGACGCTGGCAGTCTAAAGAACATCCATATACTGAGGAATGGCTAATAGAAAAAGCATTTATCGGGCCAGAATTAAAAGATAAAAGGGGTATTTTACAGTGCAAGTATTAAATAAACTGTGTCGCATTAGATTCGGTCTTCTATATAACATTACAATAAATTCGATAAATGTAATTTTATTACAACACGATGTGAATATTAAAATGCATAATTCACATTATTCAAAAAAGAAACGTACTATTTGAATAGACTATATTCAAGATGCTTATTTTTTGTTAGAGGCGTCATTTGAATTTTTATCATCTCTAGCTGACCTTTGGGATAACGAAGCGACTTGTAATTAATAATTATTTTTTCTTACACTTCTAAAAATATAAGCATGAAGATTATTCATATTTAGCTTATGTTTGCTAAACAAAACCGACACAATTAACGCCAAAAAAATTCTTATTGCGAAGAATGTTTAGTATAGAATTAACACAGAAATAAGTAATTGAACGATCTCTAACCTCCAGACCACTCACCTGGTTCGCAAGCCACTGCTAGTGATAGCGAACCGACGCTTGTATATATGCCTCCAGCGATACTCATCACTGATGGAATAATTTGCACTTTATGTTTTTGAGCCACTTCTTTTAATTTTTGATAGCCAGGCAACTCTTGTAACTCTTGCATTGAGCCGCCATAGTTGATCCCTACCAAAGGAATCAAAAGTTTGTTCTCAATTTGTACACAAGCATGGTTGAACAGTTGTTCTACAGTATTTTCAAAACCTCTTACTTTTGCCGCAAGGTAAGATGAGTCATTCACATTACACAACACCGGATAAATACCAAGTGCACTAGCAATAAACACTTTACCCCACCCAACCGCATTCTCGTTTCTTTTTTGAGCACGTTTTAGAGCAAGCAATGGATCTCTAGGCAATATATATGTATGAATATTCTCCGACAAATGATCCATAGAGCGACGAACTTCATTAGCATTCTGTCCAGCTAGAATTCGGCGAATGGTTTCTGAAATCATGACTGCTTGACCAGCAAATACTGTGCGACTATCCATTACACGTATAGTAAAATCATGACGACCATTATTTAGCTCTCTGCGCATATTAGAAGCCGCAATATTTGCATTGTTATAAGTCTCACCCTGTGTACGATTCACAGTTTGTATAACAATATTTTTACATTCACTTTCGACAGCTTCTCTTATTGCCTGCTCAAATTCTTCGGGCGTTGGCGGCTCTGTAGTCACTTCATGTTTTTTAGACAGCATCCCAGATTTAAATAAAGCCAAAGTTTTACTCGCATCACAAGGATCTGGGTGCATTTTACCATCAATAATTATTTTTAACGGTAGTTGCTTAATTCGGTATTTTTCAACAAGCTTCGAAGGTAGGCTGCACGAGGAGTCGGTAATTACTGCCAATTTTGCTGCCATAAGTGCTCCTATTGATAAGCAAGATGTGGCGGGTAAAGTTATATTCTATTTAGTTTATTAAATATCTTTTTTTAGTGCAATAGCTGATATTTAATGTCCTGATGTTGCACTAAAATCATAGTTTAAGTCGCTTAAAACATCCACAGCTATTTTCATAATGTTGCCAAATGAACTTAAGATCTGTTAGCAGGTCTGGGTACTACAATCCACCAAAGATACTAGAGCTAGAAAAATAAATACCTCAAGAGGAAGGGTATATGAAAAAATAATATCGGTAGCACCAAATGCTTTGGAAGCTTTCAGGCGGAGTCTCTCCTTTTATCTAGACTTGTAGCTCATCGGTCTAGTAAAGGATTGTCATACTATATATCTTCACGGGCTAAAACGGAAAACTATGATGTAGTAGCCCGCCAAGTCGCTATCTTTTTTCTTAGATGATCTACGTTTGTCCTAATTTTTAGCTTTTTTGTGTATAAAAACAGTAAGAGGAATTCTAAATGAAAAACAGTCAAAATAACTCTATATATTATTTAGACTGATGGATACAAACAGGATTGTATTTGCAACCACGGTATCATCTTTTCCTGTAGCTACTAACAACGAGTGTCAAAACTTAATTTCGCAAATCACCTAATATATCCCGTTTAAATTCATTCCGTTCACTAAAATAAAACCTTCTTATTTTTATTAACATATGAAGTCTTGATACTTATTCCTACAATATTTTCTAATACTATAATGTTTAATATTACTTCGGCTAGTGAATTCTTTAATATATCTTTTCCATTTCATAGCTGCTCAAATTTATTAACTAAATAAATTCTAACGCCCCAAACTCGATCAGGTAGTCATAGATGGTTTCATTACAAATGTCAGGACAATCATAAATATTATCAATTTAACTACTAGATATATGTCCTTCCGGAACTTAGATCATTTTCTAGTTATAACATAATTTCCGCACCTCGATTTACCATCTAATTTTTAAATTGAGGTCTAATAGGAAAAGCATTTATATAATTAGTTATGAATATTTATTATGAAATCGTATTTATTACGCCAAATATAAATTTTAAATAGATTTCTTTACAGATTTAAGCAATGATTATAGACCAGTTAGACAATATATAATTGCTATATGAAATTTATGGAAAAATTAAGCATAGACAAAATACAAGGCAGTACAAAACGGTTTTTCGCACACAAAATGGAAAATACCGAAACGCTTTGGATCAATGATAGCCTAAGAAAAAAATATCCTAAAATTCTTCAAAATAATTTAGATTTTGCCAGTCGATTTTCATTCGGCATCATAGATAATCACTTATTTGATACGATTATATTTAATAAAACTAAAAAAGTGTCACTTTGTGCTGAATATTATGGAGTCGGAGGGAATGCTGGTGGTGTTAGATGCGGCAATTTAAAAGAGTTTCAAATTAAAGGTATAGGAAGAAATAACCTATATGGAGAACATACCGACCTTTGGCACTCTTATGGTGGTTTGAGCCTTCTGGAAGCAGTATGTGAGGTGATAAACTCAACGGTACTAAGCAAAATACTGCCAATAGGAACCATAGAGTGTTTGGGATTAATATATACAGGTAAGAAAACGGCATACACGCCTAACTTCAATGGAGATGAATATATTCGGGGAAAGGGGGCAATAATAGTCAGGGAAAAAAGCCTAAGGCCTGCTCATTTCATGCCACCAATAAATTATGAAGTTCCTAGTGAATTGAAAGGATGTCTAGAGGTTAGCTCCAAAATTTACCGCCTTAGAGTTTCCAATAGGTTTCTCAGTAATATTTTCCTTAAAGTAGATGATTTCATAATTTTTTTTAGTAAGTTTTTGCAAAATTGCGCAAATCAATTCTCATTTTCAAGGTTGTTCCGTATTGCACACTCTGCTTTAACTTCATCAAATATATCTTTTGATGGTAAATGGTTAGACTTAACAGGCTCGACATTTTTACCATCGGGAAAAAACTATCAAGTACCAAATATGCCATCTTTCTACGATGAAGAAAGTGCAATTATATCAATTAGCAATGAGTTTATTTATAATTACTCAAAATATAGCGGGTGTTATTTAGATAACTCGATACTGATTGACTATTATAAAAATCAATTACGAGCTTATAAAAAATTACACTGCTTAAGAGTTTTTGGTTTCAATATCAATGAGGCTAAATTTCTATCAAGCTTTGAAGATATAGATTTTATTTTAGAAATTCTCCTAAATGAAATAAATAGAGATAGAAGTGTTTGCGACAAACCTCCACTCGGAAAAAATATTGATTCCAACCTCCTACTCATTATCGACTCTTTCTTTCTTAAAAAAAAAGGACTACAGATTAATTCAAAACATAAAATATACGAAACAGGCCTAAAATTACTCAATATATCTTATTTAAAATTTGGCAAGCTAACCTCTTATAAAAATTATTGCATAAAAAAATATATAAAATCTTTAAGGCAAATAATATATTCTCCCGCTTTTTTTAAGGGTAACATTACTAATAAAATTTTAGAATTATATGAATCTCCTGAATTATTTTGGTGTCAAGATTTAATCAATAATTATTCATCTGCTGCCGACTGGATCTTTTCCGAATGCGACAGAAGTTTTGTTCCTATTTTTTTATCAAAAAAAATTAAGTGCTATTATTGCACAGAGAGATCCAGTATTTTTTTTAATGGATCGATTGTAAATACAATAGAAAGTATACATAGGAGTCATGTAGAGGAGAAATATAGCTTAGAAATAGGCGGTTATAATTTTTATAAAGAGTTTATATATGTTTTTTCAAAGGTGTCTAGTATAAATAATGACCGACAAATACAGATTAAATATTAACACACTCCCAGAAAATTTAGTTGCTTTTAACACAAGCCTAATTAAGAACACAAAAACAGTATGGATTGATAAAAAACAAATAAGCAAATTAAATCCTAGCTTAGCCAATGATAAAGAGTTTTTAGAAAATTTTAGTTTTGGTATTCCTAGCGACTTTATAAGCGCCGACTTATTTGACAACAAATATAAAAAAAAATTATATGCTGATCGATATGGTAGTGACTTAGGCGGAAATGGGGGGAGTGCTAGGTGTGGATATTTAGATAATTTCCACTTAAAAGGAGTAGGCAAGACACCATTATCTGGAGCAGAGGATACTTGGCATTCTTATGGCGGGTTTAGCTTAGTTGAAGCTATGTGTGAAATTATATACTCAAAAATTTTTGAAAAAATTATGCCAAGAGGCGTAGTTTCATGCTTTGGAATAATTTTTACCGGCGAAAAAACTGCACTCAGGCCAACATTCGAAGGCGAACGTAATAACATTAGAGGAAAAGGTTGCATACTGGTTAGGAGTAGCTCTATAAGACCTGCTCACTTAATTCCAAACCAAAGCTATACAGCTCAAAGAGATGATTATCTTTGGCTGTTTAAAGATACCTATCGTGTTCGCACTATAAACCAAAAGATAAATTTATTATTGGGCGGAAGGAAAAATTATATTAAATTTATCGGTAATTTTTTATCTTCTTGTGCGGATCAATTTTCATTCTCATTTATTAATAGAATATATCATGGAGCTATTAATGCTTCCAATATAGAAATTTCAGGGAAATGGTTAGACCTGACAACAGCTACATTTGTTAGTCATAGCTTTAATTATCAAAATCGCGAGAATATGTATGCATTCAACGATGAGAGAGATGCAATTTTACATATTGCTGGCGAAGTTCTTCATCAATACGATAAATATAACAATTTATTTTCCAATAAAAGTATACTTGAATGCTACTATATGAGCCAATACAAAGCTTACTTTAGAGCTAATTTAATTACTGCCATTGGATTGCCAAAAAAATGCTATAATATTTTGAAAGAAAATATTGATTACAGACTATTTTCTGACATCGTAAAAAATTTAATAGAAAATAAGAAAACAAAAAGAAACACTTTAAAAATATCAATAAGTTGTGACCCTCTCTTCCATTATATCAATACATTATATTTAGATCTGCTATTTAATAGATGTAAAATTCAAGCTTTTCAAAAAACAGTCAACCTTTCAAAATCAATATCGAAAATTAAAAATTATAATTGTTTTATAAAATCTTGTATTATACGCCTATATAGGAGAACTCTTCTTACACCCATATATTACAGAGAAAATATAATTAAACAGCTATTATTATA
Protein-coding regions in this window:
- a CDS encoding acetylating acetaldehyde dehydrogenase — encoded protein: MQLNRAVPSKRLPRFEKKAPVNNDNKIKVGILGTGKIGVDLLVKALRSKYMDCIMFAGRNSKSEGIQYAKKLGVTVSDRSINAFIEADEKCDVIFDATSASQHVNHAPLFKEMGVLAIDMTPSQIGTPLVPAISLADVKNSSNISMISCGGQSSIPIAYALSLAIPEITRLHVASYLSPNSVGPATLANLDEYYSNTRAGLRKYSGIKNIDVDLIVDDKNFASKMRNVIFAETSCTNLDLLDKALNDVLKKVQHYVPGYCLEGCPIYENGGVKINISVEGRGDYLPKYAGNLDIINCAAIAVAEEYAMLKNYFMFPNVALVN
- a CDS encoding DegV family protein, with the translated sequence MAAKLAVITDSSCSLPSKLVEKYRIKQLPLKIIIDGKMHPDPCDASKTLALFKSGMLSKKHEVTTEPPTPEEFEQAIREAVESECKNIVIQTVNRTQGETYNNANIAASNMRRELNNGRHDFTIRVMDSRTVFAGQAVMISETIRRILAGQNANEVRRSMDHLSENIHTYILPRDPLLALKRAQKRNENAVGWGKVFIASALGIYPVLCNVNDSSYLAAKVRGFENTVEQLFNHACVQIENKLLIPLVGINYGGSMQELQELPGYQKLKEVAQKHKVQIIPSVMSIAGGIYTSVGSLSLAVACEPGEWSGG